The Hypomesus transpacificus isolate Combined female chromosome 3, fHypTra1, whole genome shotgun sequence genome has a window encoding:
- the LOC124486996 gene encoding fibroblast growth factor receptor-like 1 isoform X1: protein MKSLIRMGVWKIMLLIFEAFLLSDCARGPPRVAERVAHRQTARLGSAIKLPCLVEGDPPPLIMWTKDGRNIHSGWIRFRILRLGLKIKEVEAEDAGTYICKATNGFGSVNINYTLIVIDDSGSDKTGPGVADELEAESGPDSLSGKLVRPRFTQPAKMRKRVIARPVGSSVRLKCAASGNPRPDIVWMKEERPLTDREVGQGRQKKWTLSLRNLTPEHSGRYTCRVSNRAGEINATYKVEVIQRTNSKPILTGTHPVNTTVDYGGTTSFQCKVRSDVKPVIQWLKRVESNEESRYNSTIEVGDHRFVVLPMGEVWSRPDGSYLNKLLITRAKEEDAGMYICLGANTMGYSFRSAFLTVLPDSKPPITPMFTPASSTLPWPVIIGIPAGMVFIFGTVLLWFCQSKKHCSPPSAPTGASQNLQASHRLPYRDRDRTCVAPSSTSSSPDKDCINYEDYLTQKQLLLTQGGSNLPTKIYPKIYTDIHTHTHSHVDGKVHQHQHIHFQC, encoded by the exons ATGAAGTCTTTGATCAGGATGGGAGTTTGGAAGATCATGCTGCTCATCTTTGAGGCTTTTCTGCTGTCTGACTGCGCAAGAG GGCCCCCGAGGGTGGCGGAGAGAGTAGCCCACAGGCAGACAGCTCGTCTGGGCAGCGCCATCAAGCTGCCCTGCCTGGTGGAGGGAGACCCCCCGCCACTCATCATGTGGACCAAGGACGGACGCAACATCCACAGCGGCTGGATCCGCTTCCGGATCCTCCGTCTGGGGCTCAAGATCAAGGAAGTGGAGGCAGAGGATGCTGGGACCTACATCTGCAAGGCCACCAACGGCTTTGGCAGCGTCAACATCAACTACACCCTCATAGTGATTG aCGACTCTGGTTCCGACAAGACCGGGCCCGGGGTGGCAGATGAACTGGAGGCGGAGTCAGGCCCAGACAGCTTGTCAGGTAAACTAG TCCGGCCCAGGTTCACCCAGCCTGCCAAGATGAGGAAGCGTGTGATCGCCCGTCCCGTGGGCAGCTCGGTGCGTCTGAAGTGCGCCGCAAGCGGGAACCCTCGTCCAGACATCGTGTGGATGAAGGAGGAGCGCCCGCTCACCGACAGAGAGGTCGGCCAAGGGCGCCAGAAGAAGTGGACCCTGAGCCTGAGGAACCTGACCCCAGAGCACAGTGGCCGCTACACCTGCAGGGTCTCTAACCGTGCCGGGGAGATTAACGCCACTTACAAAGTGGAGGTCATAC AGCGGACCAACTCCAAGCCCATCCTGACGGGCACTCACCCGGTCAACACCACGGTGGACTACGGGGGCACCACCTCCTTCCAGTGCAAGGTGAGGAGCGACGTCAAGCCCGTCATCCAGTGGCTCAAGCGGGTGGAGTCCAACGAGGAGAGCCGCTACAACTCCACCATCGAGGTGGGAGACCACCGCTTCGTGGTGCTGCCCATGGGGGAGGTGTGGTCGCGCCCCGACGGCTCCTACCTCAATAAGCTGCTGATCACCAGGGCCAAGGAGGAGGACGCGGGCATGTACATCTGCCTGGGCGCCAACACCATGGGCTACAGCTTCCGCAGTGCCTTCCTGACCGTGCTGCCTG aCTCCAAGCCCCCCATCACCCCAATGTTTACCCCAGCCTCCAGCACCCTCCCCTGGCCTGTCATCATCGGCATCCCTGCTGGCATGGTGTTTATCTTCGGTACGGTGCTGCTGTGGTTCTGCCAGAGCAAGAAGCACTGCTCTCCTCCCAGTGCCCCCACGGGGGCCTCTCAGAACCTGCAGGCCTCCCACCGCCTGCCCTACCGGGACCGGGACCGCACCTGCGTGGCCCCCTCCTCCACGTCCTCCAGCCCAGACAAGGACTGCATAAACTACGAGGACTACCTGACCCAGAAGCAGTTGCTCCTCACCCAGGGCGGTTCGAACCTCCCGACCAAAATCTACCCTAAGATCTACACTgacattcacacgcacacacactctcacgtgGATGGGAAAGTACACCAGCATCAACACATTCACTTTCAgtgttag
- the LOC124486996 gene encoding fibroblast growth factor receptor-like 1 isoform X2, translating into MKSLIRMGVWKIMLLIFEAFLLSDCARGPPRVAERVAHRQTARLGSAIKLPCLVEGDPPPLIMWTKDGRNIHSGWIRFRILRLGLKIKEVEAEDAGTYICKATNGFGSVNINYTLIVIDDSGSDKTGPGVADELEAESGPDSLSVRPRFTQPAKMRKRVIARPVGSSVRLKCAASGNPRPDIVWMKEERPLTDREVGQGRQKKWTLSLRNLTPEHSGRYTCRVSNRAGEINATYKVEVIQRTNSKPILTGTHPVNTTVDYGGTTSFQCKVRSDVKPVIQWLKRVESNEESRYNSTIEVGDHRFVVLPMGEVWSRPDGSYLNKLLITRAKEEDAGMYICLGANTMGYSFRSAFLTVLPDSKPPITPMFTPASSTLPWPVIIGIPAGMVFIFGTVLLWFCQSKKHCSPPSAPTGASQNLQASHRLPYRDRDRTCVAPSSTSSSPDKDCINYEDYLTQKQLLLTQGGSNLPTKIYPKIYTDIHTHTHSHVDGKVHQHQHIHFQC; encoded by the exons ATGAAGTCTTTGATCAGGATGGGAGTTTGGAAGATCATGCTGCTCATCTTTGAGGCTTTTCTGCTGTCTGACTGCGCAAGAG GGCCCCCGAGGGTGGCGGAGAGAGTAGCCCACAGGCAGACAGCTCGTCTGGGCAGCGCCATCAAGCTGCCCTGCCTGGTGGAGGGAGACCCCCCGCCACTCATCATGTGGACCAAGGACGGACGCAACATCCACAGCGGCTGGATCCGCTTCCGGATCCTCCGTCTGGGGCTCAAGATCAAGGAAGTGGAGGCAGAGGATGCTGGGACCTACATCTGCAAGGCCACCAACGGCTTTGGCAGCGTCAACATCAACTACACCCTCATAGTGATTG aCGACTCTGGTTCCGACAAGACCGGGCCCGGGGTGGCAGATGAACTGGAGGCGGAGTCAGGCCCAGACAGCTTGTCAG TCCGGCCCAGGTTCACCCAGCCTGCCAAGATGAGGAAGCGTGTGATCGCCCGTCCCGTGGGCAGCTCGGTGCGTCTGAAGTGCGCCGCAAGCGGGAACCCTCGTCCAGACATCGTGTGGATGAAGGAGGAGCGCCCGCTCACCGACAGAGAGGTCGGCCAAGGGCGCCAGAAGAAGTGGACCCTGAGCCTGAGGAACCTGACCCCAGAGCACAGTGGCCGCTACACCTGCAGGGTCTCTAACCGTGCCGGGGAGATTAACGCCACTTACAAAGTGGAGGTCATAC AGCGGACCAACTCCAAGCCCATCCTGACGGGCACTCACCCGGTCAACACCACGGTGGACTACGGGGGCACCACCTCCTTCCAGTGCAAGGTGAGGAGCGACGTCAAGCCCGTCATCCAGTGGCTCAAGCGGGTGGAGTCCAACGAGGAGAGCCGCTACAACTCCACCATCGAGGTGGGAGACCACCGCTTCGTGGTGCTGCCCATGGGGGAGGTGTGGTCGCGCCCCGACGGCTCCTACCTCAATAAGCTGCTGATCACCAGGGCCAAGGAGGAGGACGCGGGCATGTACATCTGCCTGGGCGCCAACACCATGGGCTACAGCTTCCGCAGTGCCTTCCTGACCGTGCTGCCTG aCTCCAAGCCCCCCATCACCCCAATGTTTACCCCAGCCTCCAGCACCCTCCCCTGGCCTGTCATCATCGGCATCCCTGCTGGCATGGTGTTTATCTTCGGTACGGTGCTGCTGTGGTTCTGCCAGAGCAAGAAGCACTGCTCTCCTCCCAGTGCCCCCACGGGGGCCTCTCAGAACCTGCAGGCCTCCCACCGCCTGCCCTACCGGGACCGGGACCGCACCTGCGTGGCCCCCTCCTCCACGTCCTCCAGCCCAGACAAGGACTGCATAAACTACGAGGACTACCTGACCCAGAAGCAGTTGCTCCTCACCCAGGGCGGTTCGAACCTCCCGACCAAAATCTACCCTAAGATCTACACTgacattcacacgcacacacactctcacgtgGATGGGAAAGTACACCAGCATCAACACATTCACTTTCAgtgttag
- the tacc3 gene encoding transforming acidic coiled-coil-containing protein 3 isoform X1, whose product MSSVPVNDENRGVCPERKHSESDSSFDIFSLDQPTGRPSILRQSQAENLPNKSVAKGIKVCFQTPRRDPVTKRIVSPTKSLKMASLDECTKALEALQLSTTLQTQESTGTLDGPQSDFTDSLPFPNEDMPIQSKGGYQLDFDNLDAMNPFQGAAQMIPSPPRPWESVEEPMLEVQNELASGDSFTPEERSEEFVTALDETLPFLPSVENSIADMSGDVNSTDSSVIVMAKSSAFEFQDVSNSEEEPPAVSFDCLDQDEALSRSSAFEDAPLPTKGSYNFNFDDLDSVNPFQMGGAKIQNSPELGRKLTCEDPPAAVERQELEVGGGMEAEVLTVSQPIVETPVLPEKQEMEDEVLTVSQPIVETPVLPEKQEMEAEVLTVSQPIVETPVLPEKQEMEAEVLTVSQPIVETPVLPEMKPIAAMSPTSSEPPAESMLPPKEGAVKLEFNFDDGAVKHKPPPKKFGKRPAGMKATAKKPVSEKKDSVPSQSPPVKQADDAEVAVPKGSYAFDFDKLDDPNYNPFGSNARMTDSPKCGVVSSPLGVMSSPQGKPPSLVEEVASDESVKQNTSSLPIGVSCGGDDSPATVIHLETNPKKEREFGIPVTDVSTLAIGHIHQDPDHMTQTHERSDDATGFLGANDIAQSQQPLAGPLNDQESTEEPAQPVLSTPECALSEQPPQNGMEPMEDFVPGAMFMSNDFDGQMDYLEQFGSTTFKESALRKQSLYLKFDPLLRESPKKAGGVPGLDNLPRPAAFASRMEANRSGAKESMSGQKMDDFTLGIPAQTAPLLEGLAPAFSQPTSEGAIIEVLKYSQKDMDDAIARVEAREQEKEKQWTAKYDELSLDNQELRNILSGYESTIVQMMAEHQKEKDMAQSALCKVLQEKEQIAADLNAMERSLSDLCKRLDKHKDAIGGYKKNEEVLKKCAQDYLAEIKKGEQRYQALKAHAEEKISLANGEIAEVRSKLKSESSALKAQLRREQLKVQSLDKNLDQKVKEVEELTNLCDELIAKVQKG is encoded by the exons gtttgttttcagaCCCCGAGAAGAGATCCTGTCACAAAGAGAATAGTTTCTCCCACCAAATCCCTGAAAATGGCAAGTCTGGATGAGTGTACCAAAGCACTTGAGGCGTTGCAGTTGTCAACCACTTTACA GACTCAGGAAAGCACTGGGACATTGGATGGACCACAATCAG ATTTTACAGACTCGTTGCCTTTTCCTAATGAGGACATGCCCATCCAGAGCAAAGGCGGTTATCAGCTGGATTTTGACAACCTCGACGCCATGAACCCCTTCCAAGGAGCTGCTCAAatgatcccctctcctccaaggCCTTGGGAATCAGTCGAGGAACCCATGCTTGAAGTACAGAATGAACTGGCCTCTGGTGATTCATTCACACCTGAGGAGAGATCAGAAGAGTTTGTCACAGCACTCGATGAGACCCTCCCGTTCCTGCCGTCAGTGGAGAACTCCATCGCTGACATGTCCGGCGACGTCAACTCCACAGACAGCAGCGTGATCGTGATGGCTAAGAGTTCTGCATTCGAGTTTCAAGACGTATCAAACAGCGAGGAGGAGCCACCGGCCGTGTCGTTCGACTGCCTCGATCAAGACGAGGCGTTATCCCGCTCCTCTGCCTTCGAGGATGCTCCCCTGCCCACCAAGGGTTCTTACAATTTCAATTTTGATGACCTAGATTCAGTCAACCCTTTCCAAATGGGAGGCGCCAAAATTCAGAATTCTCCGGAGCTTGGCAGGAAGCTAACATGTGAAGATCCACCTGCTGCAGTGGAACGCCAGGAGTTGGAGGTGGGTGGTGGAATGGAAGCTGAGGTCTTGACGGTATCTCAGCCAATTGTAGAGACCCCTGTCCTTCCAGAGAAGCAGGAAATGGAAGATGAGGTCCTGACGGTTTCTCAGCCAATCGTAGAGACCCCTGTCCTTCCAGAGAAGCAGGAAATGGAAGCTGAGGTCTTGACGGTTTCTCAGCCAATCGTAGAGACCCCTGTCCTTCCAGAGAAGCAGGAAATGGAAGCTGAGGTCTTGACTGTGTCTCAGCCAATCGTAGAGACCCCTGTCCTTCCAGAAATGAAGCCCATTGCTGCAATGTCCCCTACTTCCAGCGAGCCACCTGCTGAATCCATGCTTCCTCCCAAAGAAGGTGCAGTCAAACTAGAGTTCAATTTTGATGATGGAGCAGTAAAACACAAGCCTCCTCCTAAAAAGTTTGGCAAAAGACCAGCAGGCATGAAGGCAACAGCAAAGAAGCCAGTATCTGAAAAGAAGGATTCTGTCCCATCTCAGAGTCCCCCAGTAAAGCAAGCAGATGATGCTGAAGTTGCAGTTCCCAAGGGCTCTTACGCCTTTGACTTTGACAAGTTGGATGACCCCAACTATAATCCCTTTGGTTCAAATGCTAGAATGACTGACTCTCCTAAGTGTGGTGTGGTGTCCAGTCCTCTGGGTGTCATGTCCAGTCCACAGGGCAAGCCCCCCTCTCTAGTTGAGGAGGTTGCTTCTGATGAGTCTGTCAAGCAAAATACTTCATCACTCCCAAT TGGTGTTTCTTGTGGGGGAGATGACAGCCCAGCAACTGTCATTCACTTGGAAACTAACCCGAAGAAGGAAAGGGAGTTTGGAATCCCTGTAACAGATGTGTCTACTCTTGCCATTGGACACATCCACCAGGACCCTGATCACATGACCCAGACACATGAGCGATCAGATGATGCTACTGGCTTCCTGGGAGCGAATGACATTGCCCAGTCTCAGCAGCCACTGGCTGGCCCTCTGAACGATCAGGAATCCACCGAGGAACCAGCCCAGCCTGTGCTCAGCACTCCAGAATGTGCCCTTTCTGAACAGCCTCCACAAAATGGCATGGAACCCATGGAGGACTTTGTTCCCGGAGCAATGT TTATGTCGAATGATTTTGACGGTCAGATGGACTACCTGGAGCAGTTTGGGTCTACCACT TTCAAGGAGTCTGCACTGAGGAAACAGTCGTTGTACCTGAAGTTTGACCCTCTGCTGAGAGAGAGCCCCAAGAAGGCTGGTGGCGTTCCAGGGTTGGACAACCTCCCACGCCCTGCTGCCTTCGCCTCACG TATGGAGGCAAACCGTTCCGGAGCCAAGGAAAGCATGAGCGGACAGAAAATGGATGACTTCACTTTAGGCATTCCAGCACAA ACCGCTCCCCTGCTGGAGGGTCTGGCCCCGGCCTTCTCCCAGCCCACCAGCGAGGGTGCCATCATTGAGGTGCTGAAGTACAGTCAGAAGGACATGGACGATGCCATCGCCAGGGTCGAGGCACGGgaacaggagaaggagaagcagtGGACGGCCAAGTATGACGAGCTGTCTCTGGATAACCAAGAGCTGAG GAACATTCTCTCCGGGTATGAAAGCACGATCGTTCAGATGATgg CGGAGCATCAGAAGGAGAAGGACATGGCCCAGTCTGCGCTCTGCAAGGTTctgcaggagaaggagcagatCGCTGCGGATCTGAACGCCATGGAGAGGTCCCTCTCCGACCTGTGCAAGAGACTGGACAAACACAAGGATGCTATTGGGGGTTATAAAAAG AACGAGGAGGTCCTAAAGAAGTGTGCTCAGGACTACCTGGCTGAGATCAAGAAGGGAGAGCAGCGCTACCAGGCGCTGAAGGCCCACGCAGAGGAGAAGATCAGCCT GGCCAATGGAGAGATCGCTGAGGTTCGCTCCAAGCTGAAGTCGGAGTCCTCTGCTCTGAAAGCACAGCTGCGCAGGGAGCAGCTGAAGGTGCAGTCGCTGGACAAGAACCTGGACCAGAAA GTGAAAGAGGTCGAGGAACTGACCAACCTTTGTGACGAGTTGATCGCTAAAGTCCAGAAAGGCTGA
- the tacc3 gene encoding transforming acidic coiled-coil-containing protein 3 isoform X2 produces MSSVPVNDENRGVCPERKHSESDSSFDIFSLDQPTGRPSILRQSQAENLPNKSVAKGIKVCFQTPRRDPVTKRIVSPTKSLKMASLDECTKALEALQLSTTLQTQESTGTLDGPQSDFTDSLPFPNEDMPIQSKGGYQLDFDNLDAMNPFQGAAQMIPSPPRPWESVEEPMLEVQNELASGDSFTPEERSEEFVTALDETLPFLPSVENSIADMSGDVNSTDSSVIVMAKSSAFEFQDVSNSEEEPPAVSFDCLDQDEALSRSSAFEDAPLPTKGSYNFNFDDLDSVNPFQMGGAKIQNSPELGRKLTCEDPPAAVERQELEVGGGMEAEVLTVSQPIVETPVLPEKQEMEDEVLTVSQPIVETPVLPEKQEMEAEVLTVSQPIVETPVLPEMKPIAAMSPTSSEPPAESMLPPKEGAVKLEFNFDDGAVKHKPPPKKFGKRPAGMKATAKKPVSEKKDSVPSQSPPVKQADDAEVAVPKGSYAFDFDKLDDPNYNPFGSNARMTDSPKCGVVSSPLGVMSSPQGKPPSLVEEVASDESVKQNTSSLPIGVSCGGDDSPATVIHLETNPKKEREFGIPVTDVSTLAIGHIHQDPDHMTQTHERSDDATGFLGANDIAQSQQPLAGPLNDQESTEEPAQPVLSTPECALSEQPPQNGMEPMEDFVPGAMFMSNDFDGQMDYLEQFGSTTFKESALRKQSLYLKFDPLLRESPKKAGGVPGLDNLPRPAAFASRMEANRSGAKESMSGQKMDDFTLGIPAQTAPLLEGLAPAFSQPTSEGAIIEVLKYSQKDMDDAIARVEAREQEKEKQWTAKYDELSLDNQELRNILSGYESTIVQMMAEHQKEKDMAQSALCKVLQEKEQIAADLNAMERSLSDLCKRLDKHKDAIGGYKKNEEVLKKCAQDYLAEIKKGEQRYQALKAHAEEKISLANGEIAEVRSKLKSESSALKAQLRREQLKVQSLDKNLDQKVKEVEELTNLCDELIAKVQKG; encoded by the exons gtttgttttcagaCCCCGAGAAGAGATCCTGTCACAAAGAGAATAGTTTCTCCCACCAAATCCCTGAAAATGGCAAGTCTGGATGAGTGTACCAAAGCACTTGAGGCGTTGCAGTTGTCAACCACTTTACA GACTCAGGAAAGCACTGGGACATTGGATGGACCACAATCAG ATTTTACAGACTCGTTGCCTTTTCCTAATGAGGACATGCCCATCCAGAGCAAAGGCGGTTATCAGCTGGATTTTGACAACCTCGACGCCATGAACCCCTTCCAAGGAGCTGCTCAAatgatcccctctcctccaaggCCTTGGGAATCAGTCGAGGAACCCATGCTTGAAGTACAGAATGAACTGGCCTCTGGTGATTCATTCACACCTGAGGAGAGATCAGAAGAGTTTGTCACAGCACTCGATGAGACCCTCCCGTTCCTGCCGTCAGTGGAGAACTCCATCGCTGACATGTCCGGCGACGTCAACTCCACAGACAGCAGCGTGATCGTGATGGCTAAGAGTTCTGCATTCGAGTTTCAAGACGTATCAAACAGCGAGGAGGAGCCACCGGCCGTGTCGTTCGACTGCCTCGATCAAGACGAGGCGTTATCCCGCTCCTCTGCCTTCGAGGATGCTCCCCTGCCCACCAAGGGTTCTTACAATTTCAATTTTGATGACCTAGATTCAGTCAACCCTTTCCAAATGGGAGGCGCCAAAATTCAGAATTCTCCGGAGCTTGGCAGGAAGCTAACATGTGAAGATCCACCTGCTGCAGTGGAACGCCAGGAGTTGGAGGTGGGTGGTGGAATGGAAGCTGAGGTCTTGACGGTATCTCAGCCAATTGTAGAGACCCCTGTCCTTCCAGAGAAGCAGGAAATGGAAGATGAGGTCCTGACGGTTTCTCAGCCAATCGTAGAGACCCCTGTCCTTCCAGAGAAGCAGGAAATGGAAGCTGAG GTCTTGACTGTGTCTCAGCCAATCGTAGAGACCCCTGTCCTTCCAGAAATGAAGCCCATTGCTGCAATGTCCCCTACTTCCAGCGAGCCACCTGCTGAATCCATGCTTCCTCCCAAAGAAGGTGCAGTCAAACTAGAGTTCAATTTTGATGATGGAGCAGTAAAACACAAGCCTCCTCCTAAAAAGTTTGGCAAAAGACCAGCAGGCATGAAGGCAACAGCAAAGAAGCCAGTATCTGAAAAGAAGGATTCTGTCCCATCTCAGAGTCCCCCAGTAAAGCAAGCAGATGATGCTGAAGTTGCAGTTCCCAAGGGCTCTTACGCCTTTGACTTTGACAAGTTGGATGACCCCAACTATAATCCCTTTGGTTCAAATGCTAGAATGACTGACTCTCCTAAGTGTGGTGTGGTGTCCAGTCCTCTGGGTGTCATGTCCAGTCCACAGGGCAAGCCCCCCTCTCTAGTTGAGGAGGTTGCTTCTGATGAGTCTGTCAAGCAAAATACTTCATCACTCCCAAT TGGTGTTTCTTGTGGGGGAGATGACAGCCCAGCAACTGTCATTCACTTGGAAACTAACCCGAAGAAGGAAAGGGAGTTTGGAATCCCTGTAACAGATGTGTCTACTCTTGCCATTGGACACATCCACCAGGACCCTGATCACATGACCCAGACACATGAGCGATCAGATGATGCTACTGGCTTCCTGGGAGCGAATGACATTGCCCAGTCTCAGCAGCCACTGGCTGGCCCTCTGAACGATCAGGAATCCACCGAGGAACCAGCCCAGCCTGTGCTCAGCACTCCAGAATGTGCCCTTTCTGAACAGCCTCCACAAAATGGCATGGAACCCATGGAGGACTTTGTTCCCGGAGCAATGT TTATGTCGAATGATTTTGACGGTCAGATGGACTACCTGGAGCAGTTTGGGTCTACCACT TTCAAGGAGTCTGCACTGAGGAAACAGTCGTTGTACCTGAAGTTTGACCCTCTGCTGAGAGAGAGCCCCAAGAAGGCTGGTGGCGTTCCAGGGTTGGACAACCTCCCACGCCCTGCTGCCTTCGCCTCACG TATGGAGGCAAACCGTTCCGGAGCCAAGGAAAGCATGAGCGGACAGAAAATGGATGACTTCACTTTAGGCATTCCAGCACAA ACCGCTCCCCTGCTGGAGGGTCTGGCCCCGGCCTTCTCCCAGCCCACCAGCGAGGGTGCCATCATTGAGGTGCTGAAGTACAGTCAGAAGGACATGGACGATGCCATCGCCAGGGTCGAGGCACGGgaacaggagaaggagaagcagtGGACGGCCAAGTATGACGAGCTGTCTCTGGATAACCAAGAGCTGAG GAACATTCTCTCCGGGTATGAAAGCACGATCGTTCAGATGATgg CGGAGCATCAGAAGGAGAAGGACATGGCCCAGTCTGCGCTCTGCAAGGTTctgcaggagaaggagcagatCGCTGCGGATCTGAACGCCATGGAGAGGTCCCTCTCCGACCTGTGCAAGAGACTGGACAAACACAAGGATGCTATTGGGGGTTATAAAAAG AACGAGGAGGTCCTAAAGAAGTGTGCTCAGGACTACCTGGCTGAGATCAAGAAGGGAGAGCAGCGCTACCAGGCGCTGAAGGCCCACGCAGAGGAGAAGATCAGCCT GGCCAATGGAGAGATCGCTGAGGTTCGCTCCAAGCTGAAGTCGGAGTCCTCTGCTCTGAAAGCACAGCTGCGCAGGGAGCAGCTGAAGGTGCAGTCGCTGGACAAGAACCTGGACCAGAAA GTGAAAGAGGTCGAGGAACTGACCAACCTTTGTGACGAGTTGATCGCTAAAGTCCAGAAAGGCTGA